One Microlunatus soli genomic window carries:
- a CDS encoding GntR family transcriptional regulator, whose translation MTSLTTRVVDQIRTAITSGGYAPGDRLTETALSREFGVSRVPIREALRTLESEGFVVLRPFAGAAVASLDRAEVSDLFAVREVIETRIFRRCAERFAAASRSRTEPTGSTIVREASQQAWATEREELRRIGSELDALVSSGERLVAAGETAELPALNTAFHLGVAHASQSASLTVLLRQVAAKIEWVYSRDVETRAASSWQEHRALLDAILAGEIDAAGALIADHVGKARRAHFKETLDAAR comes from the coding sequence ATGACCAGCCTGACGACGCGGGTCGTCGACCAGATCCGTACCGCGATCACCTCCGGCGGTTACGCGCCCGGTGATCGACTCACCGAGACCGCGCTGAGTCGCGAGTTCGGCGTCTCCCGGGTGCCGATCCGCGAAGCGCTACGGACCTTGGAATCGGAGGGCTTCGTCGTCCTGCGTCCCTTTGCCGGAGCGGCCGTGGCGTCGCTGGATCGCGCCGAGGTCTCCGACCTGTTCGCCGTCCGCGAGGTGATCGAGACCCGGATCTTCCGACGCTGCGCCGAGCGGTTCGCCGCCGCCTCCCGGTCCCGGACCGAGCCGACCGGATCGACCATCGTCCGCGAGGCCAGCCAGCAGGCCTGGGCGACCGAACGCGAGGAATTGCGACGGATCGGCTCCGAGCTGGACGCCCTGGTCTCGTCCGGCGAGCGGCTGGTCGCAGCCGGTGAGACCGCCGAACTGCCGGCGCTGAACACCGCCTTCCACCTGGGGGTCGCGCATGCCAGCCAGAGTGCGAGCCTGACCGTGCTGCTCCGCCAGGTCGCCGCCAAGATCGAATGGGTCTACAGCCGCGACGTCGAGACCCGCGCGGCGTCGTCCTGGCAGGAGCACCGGGCACTGCTGGACGCGATCCTGGCCGGCGAGATCGACGCCGCCGGCGCCCTGATCGCCGACCATGTCGGCAAGGCCCGCCGCGCGCACTTCAAGGAGACCCTCGACGCGGCGCGGTGA
- a CDS encoding dipeptide ABC transporter ATP-binding protein — MTEPVLAVRDLEVSYRSDRDWEPALHGTSLTVAAGERVAVVGESGSGKSTTAAAVLGLLPGTGRITAGKINFRGEDVTDPTPARLRRLRGRQIGLVPQDPMSNLNPALRVGRQIAETLAAHGMATGAAARRRAIELMGEAGIPEAEQRYRQYPHEFSGGLRQRVLIAIALACEPELLIADEPTSALDVTVQRQILDHLEQLRAARGTSMLLITHDLGLAAERADRVIVMERGRVVESGPAVDLLTDPQQEYTQRLIAAIPSLKVRDRQAHKGPGVVEGSVDALRQAQGSPAADVVLSAHNLRKEYRIRGQRGQRLVAVDDVSFDLTKGSTIAVVGESGSGKSTTAKLVLGLERPTAGEVRVDGRVVQLATGQARRSIRREMQPVFQDPYASLNPTYSIQHLIDEPLRLFRIGDRTSRRRRVAELLDQVALPTSIAGRRPSELSGGQRQRVAIARALALEPSILVCDEAVSALDVVVQDQTLRLLDDLQRRLGLSYLFITHDLGVVRQVADRVLVMNRGKVVEHGDVDQVFDAPQSEYTRRLLDAIPGAGLLV; from the coding sequence GTGACCGAACCGGTGCTGGCGGTGCGCGACCTCGAGGTCTCCTACCGCAGCGACCGGGACTGGGAACCGGCACTGCACGGGACCTCGCTGACGGTGGCCGCCGGCGAACGGGTCGCCGTCGTCGGCGAGTCCGGCTCGGGCAAGTCGACGACGGCAGCGGCCGTGCTCGGTCTGCTCCCCGGCACCGGCAGGATCACCGCCGGCAAGATCAACTTCCGGGGCGAGGACGTCACCGACCCGACGCCGGCCCGGCTGCGCCGACTCCGCGGCCGGCAGATCGGCCTGGTCCCGCAGGACCCGATGTCTAACCTCAACCCGGCCCTACGGGTCGGCCGCCAGATCGCCGAAACGTTGGCGGCACACGGAATGGCGACCGGTGCGGCAGCCCGGCGACGCGCGATCGAGCTGATGGGGGAGGCCGGTATCCCTGAGGCCGAGCAGCGTTACCGGCAATATCCGCATGAATTCTCCGGAGGGCTGCGGCAGCGAGTGCTGATCGCGATCGCGCTGGCCTGCGAACCGGAGTTGTTGATCGCCGACGAGCCGACCTCGGCGTTGGACGTCACCGTGCAACGCCAGATCCTTGACCATCTGGAGCAGCTGCGTGCCGCCCGTGGCACGTCGATGCTGTTGATCACTCATGATCTTGGTCTGGCCGCCGAACGGGCCGACCGGGTGATCGTGATGGAACGCGGCCGGGTGGTGGAGAGCGGCCCGGCCGTCGACCTGCTCACCGACCCGCAGCAGGAGTACACCCAACGACTGATCGCGGCCATTCCGTCGCTGAAGGTCCGTGATCGCCAAGCGCACAAGGGTCCCGGGGTTGTCGAGGGATCGGTGGATGCCCTTCGACAGGCTCAGGGATCTCCGGCGGCGGATGTTGTGCTGTCCGCGCACAATCTGCGCAAGGAGTATCGGATCCGTGGGCAGCGTGGGCAGCGGCTGGTGGCTGTCGACGACGTCTCGTTCGACCTGACCAAGGGCAGCACGATCGCCGTGGTCGGCGAGTCCGGATCGGGCAAGTCGACCACCGCCAAGCTGGTGCTCGGCCTGGAACGGCCGACGGCCGGCGAGGTCCGGGTCGACGGCCGCGTCGTCCAGTTGGCCACCGGGCAGGCCCGGCGATCGATCCGCCGCGAGATGCAGCCCGTCTTCCAGGATCCGTACGCCTCGTTGAACCCGACCTACTCCATCCAGCACCTGATCGACGAACCGTTGCGGCTCTTCCGGATCGGGGATCGGACCTCGCGGCGGCGTCGGGTGGCGGAGCTGCTCGACCAGGTCGCCCTGCCGACCTCGATCGCCGGCAGACGTCCCTCGGAGCTGTCCGGAGGTCAGCGACAGCGGGTGGCGATTGCCCGTGCTCTTGCCCTGGAGCCGTCCATCCTGGTCTGCGACGAGGCCGTCTCGGCGCTGGACGTGGTGGTCCAGGACCAGACCCTGCGGCTGCTGGATGATCTTCAACGGCGGCTCGGTCTGAGCTATCTGTTCATCACCCACGACCTGGGGGTGGTCCGTCAGGTCGCCGACCGGGTGTTGGTGATGAATCGGGGCAAGGTCGTCGAACACGGCGACGTCGACCAGGTCTTCGACGCGCCGCAGTCGGAATACACCCGCCGGCTGCTGGACGCGATTCCCGGAGCCGGGCTGCTGGTATGA
- a CDS encoding gamma-glutamyltransferase family protein, with the protein MTYTPPAEFTTRPDLRGSFGMVASTHWLASSVGQAVLEQGGNAYDAAVATGFVLHLVEPHLNGPGGDMVGIAAPVGGPARVLCGQGPAPAGATIEHYRSEGLDLVPGAGGLAAAVPGAVDAWLLLARDHGTMELADLWAYTIDYAERGYPLVSRVAGTIGTVAELFTESWTSSADFWLPGGQPVVRSHRNPAYADVLRRLLAAGQGAASREDRIEAVRTEWAQGFVAEEAAAFLAEPHRHSDGHDHAAVITAADFAGFGAGWETPASIEFRGHTVLKSGQWGQGPVLLQALRLLDGFTDDELDPQQPAGAHTILEALKLAMADRDAYYGDPGTAVDHGTAGDRDALLQQLLSTEYADRRRREITDRAIEQALPGRVDGWDPYPVPVLLESATAAAGVGEPTVRPTGETRGDTCHLDIVDRWGNMISATPSGGWLQSSPHIPSLGFCLGTRLQMTWLDPASPSALTPGRRPRTTLTPTVLLTDGVPTSALGSPGGDQQDQWQLSYLLRTLVGGYSGQQAIDAPSLHTTALAGSFWPRTQTPAGAVVEDRLGADVIGDLERRGHRVTRAGDWALGRLSSVSRDPRTGELTAAANPRGAQGYAVGR; encoded by the coding sequence ATGACCTACACCCCGCCCGCCGAATTCACCACCCGCCCCGATCTGCGTGGCAGCTTCGGGATGGTCGCCAGCACGCACTGGTTGGCCAGCTCGGTCGGCCAGGCCGTCCTGGAGCAGGGCGGAAACGCTTACGACGCCGCCGTCGCGACCGGCTTCGTGCTGCATCTCGTCGAACCGCATCTGAACGGTCCCGGCGGGGACATGGTCGGCATCGCCGCACCGGTCGGGGGCCCAGCGCGAGTGCTGTGTGGGCAGGGGCCTGCGCCAGCGGGGGCCACCATCGAGCACTACCGGTCCGAAGGGCTGGATCTGGTGCCGGGTGCCGGCGGCCTGGCGGCCGCGGTGCCGGGTGCGGTCGACGCCTGGCTGCTGCTGGCCCGTGATCACGGGACGATGGAACTGGCCGATCTGTGGGCCTACACCATCGACTACGCCGAGCGGGGTTATCCGCTGGTGTCCCGGGTCGCCGGCACCATCGGGACCGTCGCCGAGCTCTTCACCGAGTCCTGGACCTCGTCGGCCGACTTCTGGCTGCCCGGCGGGCAACCGGTGGTCCGCAGCCATCGCAATCCGGCCTACGCCGACGTGCTGCGTCGGTTGCTGGCGGCGGGGCAGGGGGCAGCCAGTCGGGAGGATCGGATCGAAGCGGTCCGGACCGAATGGGCGCAGGGCTTCGTCGCGGAGGAAGCGGCGGCGTTCCTGGCCGAACCGCACCGGCACTCCGACGGCCATGATCACGCTGCGGTGATCACCGCCGCAGACTTCGCCGGGTTCGGTGCCGGCTGGGAGACCCCGGCGAGCATCGAGTTCCGCGGTCACACCGTGCTGAAGTCCGGCCAGTGGGGACAGGGACCGGTGCTGCTGCAGGCGTTGCGGCTGCTGGACGGATTCACCGACGACGAACTCGATCCGCAGCAGCCGGCGGGTGCGCACACCATCCTGGAGGCGTTGAAGCTCGCGATGGCCGATCGGGACGCCTACTACGGAGATCCGGGCACCGCTGTTGATCATGGAACCGCCGGCGATCGGGACGCCCTGCTGCAGCAACTGCTGTCGACCGAGTACGCCGATCGGCGGCGTCGCGAGATCACCGACCGCGCGATCGAACAGGCCTTGCCGGGAAGGGTGGACGGCTGGGACCCGTACCCGGTCCCGGTGCTCCTGGAGTCGGCGACCGCAGCCGCGGGTGTCGGCGAGCCGACGGTGCGGCCGACCGGCGAGACCCGCGGTGACACCTGCCATCTGGACATCGTCGATCGGTGGGGCAACATGATCTCGGCGACGCCGTCGGGCGGCTGGCTGCAGTCCTCACCGCACATCCCGTCGCTCGGGTTCTGCCTGGGGACTCGGCTGCAGATGACCTGGCTCGATCCGGCGTCTCCGTCGGCATTGACACCGGGGCGTCGGCCGCGGACGACCTTGACGCCGACCGTGCTGCTCACCGATGGCGTACCGACGTCGGCGCTCGGCAGTCCCGGGGGCGATCAACAGGACCAGTGGCAGCTCAGCTATCTGCTACGCACGCTGGTCGGCGGCTACAGCGGGCAACAGGCGATCGATGCGCCGTCCCTGCACACCACCGCGCTGGCGGGCTCGTTCTGGCCGCGGACCCAGACACCGGCCGGAGCCGTCGTCGAAGACCGGCTCGGTGCGGACGTCATCGGTGATCTTGAACGCCGTGGCCATCGGGTGACCCGGGCCGGCGACTGGGCGCTCGGCCGGTTGTCCTCGGTGAGCCGCGACCCGCGGACCGGTGAACTGACCGCGGCGGCGAATCCGCGAGGGGCACAGGGCTATGCCGTCGGACGCTGA
- a CDS encoding ABC transporter permease: MATQTVTDLDLGAVRGRVWRRLRGNPLGVVGMVLLAVVLIMAIGAPALAPYPPTQVHFATPFQRIGTVGFWLGSDDLGRDIVSRVLYGTRASLEVGVLSVGLAILIGVPLGLMSGFWKTLDALISRLTDLMLAFPFLIIAVGLAAINGASLSGAAIALGIAQVPTMIRVVRAETLRWKELDFVASARALDATGPRIMISHILPNALPAVIVQATVIMPVAIIGEATLSFLGLGIRPPAPSLGIMLSDAQQYIYRSPAAAVVPGLMIVIICLAFNLFGDALRDALDPARS; the protein is encoded by the coding sequence ATGGCGACCCAGACCGTCACCGATCTCGACCTCGGCGCCGTCCGCGGCCGGGTCTGGCGGCGACTGCGCGGCAACCCGCTCGGCGTCGTCGGCATGGTGCTGCTCGCGGTGGTGTTGATCATGGCGATCGGCGCGCCGGCACTGGCGCCGTACCCGCCGACCCAGGTGCACTTCGCCACCCCGTTCCAACGGATCGGCACGGTCGGCTTCTGGCTGGGCAGTGATGATCTTGGTCGCGACATCGTCTCCCGGGTCCTCTACGGCACCCGGGCATCGCTCGAGGTCGGTGTGTTGTCGGTCGGGCTGGCCATCCTGATCGGTGTTCCGCTCGGACTGATGTCGGGCTTCTGGAAGACCCTGGACGCGTTGATCTCCCGACTGACGGACCTGATGTTGGCCTTCCCGTTCCTGATCATCGCGGTCGGGTTGGCAGCCATCAACGGTGCCAGCCTTTCCGGAGCCGCGATCGCGCTGGGTATTGCCCAGGTGCCGACCATGATCAGGGTCGTCCGCGCCGAAACCCTGCGCTGGAAGGAGTTGGACTTCGTCGCCTCGGCCCGAGCTCTTGATGCGACCGGTCCCCGGATCATGATCAGTCACATCCTGCCGAACGCACTGCCCGCGGTGATCGTCCAGGCCACCGTGATCATGCCGGTGGCGATCATCGGTGAGGCGACGCTGTCCTTCCTCGGTCTGGGGATCCGGCCGCCGGCCCCCAGCCTCGGCATCATGCTCTCTGATGCCCAGCAGTACATCTATCGCAGTCCGGCGGCCGCCGTCGTACCGGGCCTGATGATCGTGATCATCTGCCTGGCCTTCAACCTCTTCGGCGACGCCCTCCGCGACGCCCTCGACCCTGCCAGGAGCTGA
- a CDS encoding ABC transporter permease yields the protein MIRHILTKLLHAVITLLLSAFVVFLGVRALPGDPALALAGEEADPATVAAVRRSLGLDQPVLTQFGHFLANMVRGDFGTSIRTGTPVIDLIAATLPVTLWLSAYAIVIAVLIGIVAGTVAALYRGKWPEWVANLFSLGGLSIPHFWLGLLAILYLAVTLNWFPASGYVAVTENPLRALYYLTLPAVILGTALAAVVARQTRSSMIETLGADYVRTARAKGLSRRSVLGNYVLRNSLIVVVTIIGLQLGGLISGAVVTERIFGLPGFGKLTLDSVFTRDYPVIQAVVVIITAGYVLINLAVDVVYSLLNPRIRVGGEA from the coding sequence ATGATCCGCCACATCCTGACCAAGCTGCTGCACGCGGTGATCACCCTGTTGCTGTCAGCGTTCGTGGTCTTCCTCGGGGTCCGTGCCCTGCCCGGTGACCCGGCCTTGGCGCTGGCCGGTGAGGAAGCCGATCCGGCAACCGTCGCCGCCGTCCGACGCAGCCTCGGCCTCGACCAGCCGGTGCTCACCCAGTTCGGACACTTCCTGGCCAACATGGTGCGCGGTGACTTCGGCACCTCGATCCGGACCGGCACGCCGGTGATCGATCTGATCGCCGCAACCCTGCCGGTGACCCTGTGGCTGTCGGCCTACGCGATCGTCATCGCCGTACTGATCGGCATCGTCGCCGGCACCGTGGCAGCGTTGTACCGCGGCAAATGGCCGGAGTGGGTGGCCAACCTGTTCTCCCTGGGCGGACTGTCGATCCCGCACTTCTGGCTCGGCCTGCTGGCGATCCTGTATCTGGCAGTCACCCTGAACTGGTTCCCCGCCTCGGGGTATGTCGCCGTCACCGAGAACCCGCTGCGGGCGTTGTACTACCTGACCCTGCCGGCGGTGATCCTCGGCACCGCACTGGCTGCCGTGGTCGCACGACAGACCCGATCATCGATGATCGAGACTCTGGGTGCGGACTACGTCCGGACCGCACGGGCCAAGGGGCTGTCCCGCCGCTCGGTGCTGGGCAACTACGTGCTGCGGAACTCGCTGATCGTGGTGGTGACGATCATCGGCCTGCAATTGGGCGGACTGATCTCCGGTGCGGTGGTGACCGAACGGATCTTCGGACTCCCCGGGTTCGGCAAACTCACCCTGGACTCGGTGTTCACTCGTGACTATCCGGTGATCCAGGCGGTGGTGGTGATCATCACCGCGGGCTACGTCCTGATCAACCTCGCGGTCGACGTGGTGTACTCGCTGCTGAACCCGCGGATCCGGGTAGGAGGGGAGGCCTGA
- a CDS encoding ABC transporter substrate-binding protein, with protein MKRSPDLRRASRLIVALLLLVVATAGCYAVQRPGPAPERPARPSDPIGQRQVVRGGDLVMGLSSEPDKLDPTTSTSLYTRYVMSSICEKLYDTDADGGIVPQLATALPTFSAGGRKVTIRVRDDIRFADGTRFDADAVRTSLLRHLKKSDSARVSELGPITSIGTQGTDKVVINYSSAFAPITASLADRAGMIMSPTALKKYGDSFADHPTCVGPFRFESRVPQTSITVVKDPKYYAADQIRLDSITYRIMSDANIRAANLRSGDIQIADSISPQDVDALSQEPGIGLLQTTSLGYQGLTINLGNTRGVGKKPGTINTPLAKDPRVREALAAAIDRDGLVNSAFNNWYAPACSPISPTSEFAGPAGDSCPDHDPAKAKKLLTAAGVPVPYPITVKVSNTADGLRFAQALQASVADAGFKITIEPVEYSTLLDQQSSGDFEAVLLGWSGRIDPHGNMYGFLATGGSTNYSGYSSPTVDKALTDATLTTDPKRRRALYDKVVGQVQQDNPLIYLYRQRNLTAYTDEIAGAATYPDGVVRLTRAGFVQEK; from the coding sequence ATGAAACGTTCTCCCGATCTGCGCCGGGCATCGCGGTTGATCGTCGCCCTGCTGCTGCTGGTGGTGGCCACCGCCGGCTGTTACGCGGTGCAGCGCCCCGGGCCGGCGCCCGAACGGCCCGCCCGGCCCAGCGATCCGATCGGGCAACGCCAGGTCGTCCGCGGCGGGGACCTGGTGATGGGTCTGTCCTCGGAGCCGGACAAGCTGGACCCGACCACGTCGACCTCGCTCTACACCCGGTACGTGATGAGCAGCATCTGCGAGAAGCTGTACGACACCGACGCCGACGGCGGAATTGTCCCCCAGTTGGCCACCGCGCTGCCGACCTTCTCCGCCGGCGGCCGCAAGGTCACCATCAGGGTCCGCGACGACATCCGGTTCGCCGATGGCACCCGATTCGATGCCGACGCGGTACGCACCAGCCTGCTCCGGCACTTGAAGAAGTCCGATTCGGCACGGGTCAGCGAACTCGGTCCGATCACCTCGATCGGCACCCAGGGCACGGACAAGGTGGTGATCAACTACTCCTCGGCCTTCGCTCCGATCACTGCCTCGCTGGCCGACCGGGCCGGAATGATCATGTCACCGACGGCCCTGAAGAAGTACGGCGACTCCTTCGCTGATCACCCGACCTGCGTCGGCCCGTTCCGATTCGAGTCCCGAGTGCCGCAGACCTCGATCACCGTGGTCAAGGATCCGAAGTACTACGCGGCCGACCAGATCAGGCTGGACTCGATCACCTACCGGATCATGTCCGACGCCAACATCCGAGCCGCCAACCTGCGATCCGGTGACATCCAGATCGCCGACTCGATCTCTCCGCAGGACGTCGATGCGCTCAGTCAGGAGCCGGGGATCGGGTTGCTGCAGACCACGTCGTTGGGTTACCAGGGGTTGACGATCAACCTCGGCAACACCCGCGGGGTCGGCAAGAAGCCGGGCACGATCAACACACCGTTGGCGAAGGATCCACGGGTCCGTGAGGCCCTGGCGGCAGCGATCGACCGGGACGGCCTGGTCAACTCCGCCTTCAACAACTGGTACGCGCCGGCCTGCTCACCGATCTCGCCGACCTCGGAATTCGCCGGTCCGGCAGGGGACAGCTGTCCCGATCATGATCCGGCGAAGGCCAAGAAGCTGTTGACCGCCGCCGGTGTACCGGTGCCGTACCCGATCACGGTCAAGGTCTCCAACACCGCCGACGGACTGCGATTCGCCCAGGCGTTGCAAGCCTCGGTCGCCGATGCCGGGTTCAAGATCACCATCGAACCGGTCGAATATTCCACACTGCTCGACCAGCAGTCCTCCGGCGACTTCGAGGCCGTGCTGCTCGGCTGGTCCGGCCGGATCGACCCGCACGGCAACATGTACGGCTTCCTGGCCACCGGTGGCTCGACCAACTACTCCGGCTACAGCTCGCCGACGGTGGACAAGGCACTGACCGATGCCACCCTGACGACCGATCCGAAACGGCGTCGCGCGCTCTACGACAAGGTGGTCGGTCAGGTGCAGCAGGACAATCCGCTGATCTACCTGTACCGGCAACGCAATCTCACGGCCTACACCGACGAGATCGCCGGTGCGGCCACCTATCCCGACGGTGTCGTCCGCCTCACCCGGGCCGGATTCGTGCAGGAGAAGTGA
- a CDS encoding helix-turn-helix domain-containing protein — protein MSQPARPRHVDGSAAALPPTAVGSHLLPHLRRARDLIDSGYTERLDLDRLSAVAGLSKYHFLRCFTAAYGQTPAQYLTHRRIERAQDLLRATNLTVTEVCDLVGYSSLGSFSSRFTELVGVGPRAYQDRYAATGAPMIPGCFLFMIGLQDREPDRAEGVGPDRQRIGAGGQHVADGDSAIPEKP, from the coding sequence GTGAGTCAACCCGCGCGCCCTCGGCACGTCGATGGGTCAGCTGCTGCCCTGCCGCCGACCGCCGTCGGCTCTCATCTGCTGCCGCACCTGCGTCGCGCCCGTGATCTCATCGATTCCGGCTACACCGAGCGCCTCGATCTTGATCGACTCAGCGCGGTCGCCGGCTTGTCGAAGTATCACTTCCTGCGCTGTTTCACTGCTGCCTACGGGCAGACTCCGGCGCAGTACCTGACGCATCGTCGGATCGAACGGGCACAGGATCTGTTACGTGCGACGAACCTGACGGTGACCGAGGTGTGCGACCTGGTCGGCTACAGCAGCCTCGGCTCCTTCAGCAGCAGGTTCACCGAACTGGTCGGGGTCGGGCCGCGCGCATACCAGGACCGGTACGCCGCGACCGGGGCGCCGATGATTCCCGGGTGTTTCCTGTTCATGATCGGATTGCAGGACCGGGAGCCGGACCGGGCCGAGGGCGTGGGGCCCGATCGTCAGAGGATCGGGGCCGGCGGGCAGCACGTCGCCGACGGAGACAGCGCAATTCCGGAGAAGCCGTGA
- a CDS encoding VOC family protein, translated as MITGISLFSVWVTDIDEALKFYTEKLGFSVNTDITLGDGYRWTTVFHPDQPDLSVNLQVPGPPLDPESAEFVRRSLAKGVMHAFVLRTTDCRQSYANLSAKGVEFVQEPSVRPYGTEAVARDNSGNFLVLVQQGEYSGEDFPHATAN; from the coding sequence ATGATCACCGGAATCTCGCTCTTCAGCGTGTGGGTCACCGACATCGACGAGGCCCTGAAGTTCTACACCGAGAAACTCGGCTTCTCGGTGAACACCGACATCACTCTCGGCGACGGCTATCGGTGGACGACCGTCTTCCACCCCGACCAGCCCGACCTGTCGGTCAATCTCCAGGTCCCCGGTCCGCCGTTGGATCCTGAGTCGGCCGAATTCGTCCGACGCTCACTGGCGAAGGGCGTGATGCACGCGTTCGTGCTCAGGACCACCGACTGTCGGCAGAGCTACGCCAATCTGTCGGCCAAGGGGGTCGAGTTCGTCCAGGAACCGTCGGTCCGTCCGTACGGGACGGAGGCGGTCGCCCGGGACAACTCGGGCAACTTCCTGGTCCTCGTCCAGCAGGGCGAGTACAGCGGCGAGGACTTCCCGCATGCCACCGCGAATTGA
- a CDS encoding aminoglycoside phosphotransferase family protein: MSAGPPPPAEWKLSDLRPLEGGVSGATVLRGLSAGRPVVAKYTDRCERDVLRLLADLDEPLFPRLLDSHGEGDPLWIMINYHTGAAAGIAAGLTEQVHAAVGRMHGRFVGRRAELPADIELIDRDFLRRMLTSFGPEQLIKARDLLGERLVGRASALMRRLAADPRFMNAGELFPSTLLHGDLYGLNVLLPGPGDPLPLVIDWNTARYGPAMFDVAMTAPYDSEARRAAGDGWTAVTGHRPAPAREELSHAWCSTMLNLGYSGVVAWRSSAADAEQMIIEAERGADRFATLLSRLDR, from the coding sequence ATGAGCGCCGGCCCGCCGCCACCAGCCGAATGGAAGCTGTCCGATCTTCGGCCGTTGGAGGGCGGAGTATCGGGCGCGACCGTGCTGCGTGGCCTCTCCGCCGGTCGACCGGTGGTCGCCAAATACACCGATCGGTGCGAACGGGACGTGCTGCGGTTGCTTGCCGATCTGGACGAGCCGCTGTTCCCACGGCTGCTGGACAGCCACGGCGAAGGCGATCCGCTCTGGATCATGATCAACTACCACACCGGCGCGGCCGCCGGGATCGCCGCCGGGTTGACCGAGCAGGTGCACGCCGCGGTCGGCCGGATGCACGGGCGGTTCGTCGGCCGTCGGGCGGAACTACCGGCCGACATCGAACTCATCGATCGCGACTTCCTCCGCCGGATGCTGACCAGCTTCGGCCCGGAGCAGTTGATCAAGGCCCGTGATCTCCTCGGTGAACGACTCGTCGGCCGGGCATCGGCGCTGATGCGACGGCTGGCCGCAGACCCCCGCTTCATGAATGCCGGCGAACTGTTCCCCTCGACGCTGCTGCACGGAGACCTGTACGGCCTGAACGTGCTGCTGCCCGGCCCCGGCGATCCGTTGCCGTTGGTGATCGACTGGAACACGGCCCGCTACGGTCCGGCGATGTTCGATGTGGCGATGACGGCGCCGTACGACAGCGAGGCCCGGCGGGCAGCCGGCGACGGATGGACGGCCGTGACGGGGCATCGCCCGGCACCCGCACGGGAGGAGCTCAGCCACGCCTGGTGCTCGACGATGCTCAATCTCGGCTACTCCGGCGTGGTGGCCTGGCGGTCGTCGGCCGCCGACGCCGAGCAGATGATCATCGAAGCCGAACGCGGCGCCGATCGGTTCGCGACGCTGCTGTCGCGGCTGGATCGCTGA
- a CDS encoding response regulator has translation MTDVGSGDGTPIRVIVVDDQGIVRDGLVTVLSLLDGIEVLGAADNGRRGVELVAELHPDVVLMDLRMPELDGVAATAVITAEHPQTAVLVLTTFDDDASIAGALRAGARGYLTKDASRDDIAAALRSVARGQATFDAAVSARLVSGLDGPASAADPGSGDDHGSAGADSPSTAVGRSEVDQLTPRERDVLRLIGEGLNNSEIADRLFVSTATVKTHINNLFAKLGLRDRAQAVRLANRVR, from the coding sequence ATGACCGACGTCGGGAGCGGCGACGGCACACCGATTCGGGTGATCGTCGTCGATGATCAGGGCATCGTCCGCGACGGGCTGGTCACCGTGCTGTCCCTGCTCGACGGGATCGAGGTGCTCGGCGCCGCCGACAACGGCCGACGCGGCGTCGAACTGGTGGCGGAGCTGCATCCCGACGTGGTGCTGATGGACCTCCGGATGCCGGAATTGGACGGCGTCGCGGCGACCGCGGTGATCACCGCAGAGCATCCGCAGACCGCGGTCCTGGTGCTGACCACCTTCGATGACGACGCCTCGATCGCGGGGGCGTTGCGGGCCGGCGCCCGCGGCTATCTCACCAAGGACGCCTCGCGCGATGACATCGCGGCGGCGCTCCGCTCGGTCGCGCGGGGACAGGCGACCTTCGATGCGGCGGTGTCGGCCCGGTTGGTCTCCGGCCTCGACGGACCGGCTTCCGCGGCCGATCCAGGATCCGGCGATGATCATGGTTCTGCCGGGGCCGACTCACCGTCGACCGCGGTCGGTCGGTCAGAGGTTGATCAGCTCACCCCTCGCGAACGCGACGTGTTGAGGCTGATCGGCGAGGGTCTGAACAATTCCGAGATCGCTGATCGGCTGTTCGTCAGTACGGCGACAGTCAAGACCCACATCAACAATCTGTTCGCCAAGCTCGGGCTGCGGGATCGCGCGCAGGCCGTTCGGTTGGCCAATCGGGTGCGATGA